The following DNA comes from Bacillus spongiae.
TCCCCTTTTTTCTTCAAAAATATTATTTTACAAACATATTAAGTCCATATTACAAGAGCGAGACCTAATTCCCTCTCCCCCCTATGATAATAGGCTTAAACGCCTCTTCCGAATTTCCCCTTTCGTAACAATTCTCCCATAGAAAAAATACCCATCTTTTTGACGGTCATATATTGAAGGGATTGAGCAGAAACAATATAAGGATCGTATTTTTTTAACTGGAGGATTTGATATGTTTGGAAATGAAGATTTAGGAATTGACTTAGGTACAGCCAATATCCTCGTATATAGTAAATCAAAAGGTATTATTTTTAACGAACCGACTGTTGTAGCGATGAATACAAATACAAATCAAGTTTTAGCAGTAGGACATGAAGCAAAACATATGATAGGAAAAACACCTCTTCATATACAAGTTATTCGCCCGTTACGAAATGGTGTAATTGCCAATTTCGAGGTAACAACTGACATGATTGAGCTAATTATGAAAAAAATAAAAAAACAACTTGGGTATACATTCCGAAAGCCAAATGTGGTAGTCTGTTACCCTTCAGGTGCTACACCTGTCGAAAGAAAAGCTATTGAAGATGCTTTTAAAGTATCGGGAGCCAAAAACGTAACACTTATGGAAGAAACGTTAGCTTCTGCAATTGGCTCAGACCTACCAGTAGATGAACCAATTGCTAGTGTTGTAATTGATATTGGTGGAGGAACAACCGAAATAGCCATTCTTTCCTACAATGGTGTTGTCGATTGTCAGTCAATTAGAATTGGTGGAGACCAACTAGATGAAGATATTATTCAATTTGTTAGAAAAAAATATAATGTCTTAATTGGAGAAAGAACGGCTGAAGAAATTAAGATAGAAATTGGTCATGCATTAATAGATCATAAGGAGAAGTTCACTGACATTCGTGGTCGGAACCTAGTAACTGGGCTACCAAAGACCATTAGTTTGTCTTCTTATGAAATTCAAGAAGCAATAAAAGAGCCTTTACAACATATTATTGACACCGCAAAAAACGCCTTAGAAAAATGCCCACCTGAATTAAGTGGGGACATTGTTGACAGAGGGATTGTCATCACAGGAGGCGTAGCCCTTTTGCATGGGATGCAAGAATGGTTCCAAAAGGAAATGTTCGTACCGATTCACATGGCTCCAAACCCTCTAGAATCTGCTGCGATTGGAACTGGAAAATCAGCACCATTTATTAATAAATTTCAAAGCCAGCTAAAGTAAATAGCTTGCTAATGACTGTCCAAAAAAATAACAAGAAACCGCTGAAGATATACTCTCTTCAGCGGTTTTGTGTTACTATTACGATGAATGAACGACCCTCTGAATTTCTCTATCTATCACAAAAAAATCTCATCAAGTATTCATTAGCTCAATCATAATATTACAGCATTTTTTCAAGAAAGGAAGAAGCACTTTGAATAAAACCACCCTAATGATTTTGTGGATCATTCCCAATATCTTTTGTTATCTCATGTTTTTCGGAGTGACTATATTTGTGTTAAAGAACGCACAAGGTTTGCAGGAAATCAATCAATTTTCTATATGGGTTATAACAATGTTGCTCCTCTTATTCGTCTCTGTTTTCGGAAGTTTTCGGATTTGGTGGTGGAAAAAGGACGGCAAGCTGTGAACAATTAATAGCTACTATTCATCGTTTCATCCTTAAGTCCACAAAATAGAGCTTATCTTGCTTTCTATAAACTCTACTTTGTGAAAAAAGTAACCAGCCTAGTCCACCATATTCATGACCTCTTCTATTTAATGATCATGCAAATAGACCTGGGAGTATGATCTTTCTTTTGTAGTGATTCCTCTATAACAAATGTCATTACGATTTAGTCTCGTTAATACCATCGACTTGTCAGACAAGATATATAACACATCTTCTTAGCATGGTCGAAAAAAGTTTCTTTTGAAGAAAAATGAAGATTTCCTCTTTCCTCCACTAGCGAGAATTTCACCCATCAAAAATTAAAGCCCGAATAAACATAAAATCCACGAAAAGCTACATGTCCTCCCTCGAATAAACTAAGAACGACCTCTTCCTCTTTATCATTTATAAAGATCATCTTCCCGATGGGCTCAGGCAATTCCCACGTCTCGGTTGTATCTCTTCGACTTGTATTGATTTTATGAATAATTTTTTTTATTTCATCAGAATCTTTTGTTTCATAAACTATTGCATCTTCTTTATATACTCTCAATAAATGATAATTCTCTGATATTAATGCTGTCTTTAGAGGTGCATTACACCCCGCTAATAATAGAATAGAAATTACTAAGATGAAGCCCTTAATGTAATAATGATTCATAGTCCCTCCATAATCCATTAAATAGTTTCGTTACTACTAATTATTTCAAGTGAACATTGTTCTGCTAAGGCAAAATAGGCATCACTTAAGTATTTTACTGGCATACAATTAGCTTATCTTATCAATTTGTTAAAATTTCTTGTATACATTCAATGATAAGATCTGGTCGATCTAGGTATACGGAATGTCCGGAATTTTTCGCAAAAATCAATTTACTACTTGTTGATAATTTTGCTTGATCCTTTATTAACTCTTCCCATTTTTCTTCAAATATCTTTAACTCCCACTCTGGAATCCCATTATTCATTTCTTCTTTTATCACATACTTCTTATCACGACCAATCACCATTAGTGGAACGTCTGGGAATTCACCCAATTGCTTAATCTTTATCGCATCTTTTTTCCATTGCTGAATCTCGGAAGTCATTGCCCTATATAATAATGGATTAACTTGAAAATCTAATAATCTCTGTTGAATTCTTTCAGGAAACTGACGATGCTTTTCACTCAAAGAAGGTTTAATTATTTTCTGCAATTGTTCCTTTTCTTTGGACGCATAATTTAGGCATTTTTTAATCCAAGCTTCATCTGAATCTTCATTTAATACAGGCAATTCTAGCTCATCCAAAACAGTCAATTCGACAGAAGTAGAATCCACCAATATGATTCCAGCTAAACGATCCGGATAGGCTTTGGCAAAGTGTTGCGCACATAAACCACCATAAGAATGACCTACTAAATAAAAAGGTTCTTTGATTTCAAAATGATGTAGTAAGCGATCCAAATCTTGGACAGTAGTTTCTGTGTTTCGTATTCCATTGCCAAGTTCACTTTGACCAAGTCCAGGTCGATGAAACGTTAGCATTCTATTGTTCTTACTCAACATTTCAATAACTTCATGCCACTCATCAAAAGAACAGCCCATTCCTGTTAATATCACAATTAATGGGCCGGTATTACCTTTGTATTGCACTTCTACGTTATGATTGTTTATTAATATACGCTGATTCATAGTCCTTTTCCCCTCATACATTAAAAAATCCATTTTAAACCTTCTGAAAAACGCTGATACTGATGAGAACTTAATATGGAAATAACTACCTATCTTCTATACTATTTTCCATTCCATTAAATACTCAACTTCAGAAGTCCCTTTATCTAATTGTTCTTCTTTTTTTATAAAACCATTTCTCCTATAAAAATGAACGGCTTGATCATTCTTCTTGTATACTTTCAATTGTATACTTTCCCTTTTTTCTTTTATAAAGTTTAATAACTCTTTTCCATATCCCTTTCCTTGATGTTTTATATCAATAAACAATGCAGCCAAATAGTTATCGACCATTGAGATGAAACCGACCACTTCTTCCTCGAGGCAAATAACATAGTTTTCAGATAGAGGAAAGTATTTTTCTTTCATCTCATTTTGTTGAGATTTCCAATAATCCTTTTTTATAAAATCATGTGCCAATAATGAACCTTGATACCATATATCTATCATTTTATCGATTTCTATCCCTTTACTCGCTCTGATTTTCATTTTGTTCCCCTCTATTCTTCATGACTTCATTTCAATTCCCCAAAAAGCTCACAAGGAATGTGAGAAGCCACTTATATATATATCTATTCTACGCAGGAATTAGTAATGGATATCTAGTTACTTCCTTTTGACAATAATCATTCGTTCCACAATAAAACCAACGATTATGCCAATCACAATTGGAAGTAGAGCAATCTCGGTATTTAAATTTGGGCCCTCGTAAAGTTTGAATTCGAATATAGAAATATCAAATATATAGCCCATCAAATAAAGTAAAAACATTGTTGCGAACGACAATAATAATGGCAACCATAACGGTTTTCTCACCATATTACCTCCTATTCTTTCATTTCTACAGTTCAACATTTGAAAAGTGGCTAGCCTACAACTATATTGGTCACCAGATTTATAATTTATCAGGTACAGAACCATCTTCTTCTCTTAACTGTTCTGTCATTTTAATAAGGTCCTTATAATTAGTTATTAAATCTGTAACACATTGCTCGCTTGTATATTCACCATTACCATTTTGAACAATGTCTAATCTAGCATAGATTAGTTTTAGAAAAGCCTTTGCATGCGCTTCTTGCAAATCATCTACATTTTTCAGTACGTCATCAATACGCTTGACCGCTTCCTCACTAGCTAGATTACTCTTAAACATTTAAATCTCTCCAATCATTAATTTGAAGACCTGTTATTCAGTGAATGCAACAGATAGCTTAAAGTTCCTCTTTCCCCAAATTATTAAAAATAAGTAAATTAACACTCTCTTTCGTTTTCATTCTCCATCCTTTTATAATAAATCCGTAAACTAACAAATATTATTAACCCAATGGTTCCACCAAAGATGTATACTCCATCCCAATTTTCAGAACTTCCAGTCAGTAACCAAGCTT
Coding sequences within:
- the mreBH gene encoding rod-share determining protein MreBH — encoded protein: MFGNEDLGIDLGTANILVYSKSKGIIFNEPTVVAMNTNTNQVLAVGHEAKHMIGKTPLHIQVIRPLRNGVIANFEVTTDMIELIMKKIKKQLGYTFRKPNVVVCYPSGATPVERKAIEDAFKVSGAKNVTLMEETLASAIGSDLPVDEPIASVVIDIGGGTTEIAILSYNGVVDCQSIRIGGDQLDEDIIQFVRKKYNVLIGERTAEEIKIEIGHALIDHKEKFTDIRGRNLVTGLPKTISLSSYEIQEAIKEPLQHIIDTAKNALEKCPPELSGDIVDRGIVITGGVALLHGMQEWFQKEMFVPIHMAPNPLESAAIGTGKSAPFINKFQSQLK
- a CDS encoding GNAT family N-acetyltransferase, which gives rise to MKIRASKGIEIDKMIDIWYQGSLLAHDFIKKDYWKSQQNEMKEKYFPLSENYVICLEEEVVGFISMVDNYLAALFIDIKHQGKGYGKELLNFIKEKRESIQLKVYKKNDQAVHFYRRNGFIKKEEQLDKGTSEVEYLMEWKIV
- a CDS encoding alpha/beta hydrolase is translated as MNQRILINNHNVEVQYKGNTGPLIVILTGMGCSFDEWHEVIEMLSKNNRMLTFHRPGLGQSELGNGIRNTETTVQDLDRLLHHFEIKEPFYLVGHSYGGLCAQHFAKAYPDRLAGIILVDSTSVELTVLDELELPVLNEDSDEAWIKKCLNYASKEKEQLQKIIKPSLSEKHRQFPERIQQRLLDFQVNPLLYRAMTSEIQQWKKDAIKIKQLGEFPDVPLMVIGRDKKYVIKEEMNNGIPEWELKIFEEKWEELIKDQAKLSTSSKLIFAKNSGHSVYLDRPDLIIECIQEILTN
- a CDS encoding ATPase is translated as MVRKPLWLPLLLSFATMFLLYLMGYIFDISIFEFKLYEGPNLNTEIALLPIVIGIIVGFIVERMIIVKRK